Proteins from one Chroococcidiopsis sp. CCMEE 29 genomic window:
- a CDS encoding protein-S-isoprenylcysteine O-methyltransferase — translation MSLLTSKIVFTIGIVLWLTIRILYQRQQKQNTIVDDRKTPEEKVIRLLVVSGILLLPLVYVLSPWLNFANYRLPVWTNELGIVILAASLWLFWRAHHDLGRNWSSTLQIREGHTLITNGVYHKIRHPMYTSVLLWCIAQLLLLPNWIAGFAGIVSFSIACLTRIDKEEQMLLEQFGEEYEAYQQRTKRLVPYLF, via the coding sequence ATGAGCCTACTGACTTCAAAGATTGTGTTCACAATTGGAATTGTGCTGTGGTTAACCATTCGGATTCTCTACCAACGGCAACAGAAGCAAAATACGATTGTGGATGACCGCAAAACGCCTGAGGAGAAGGTGATTCGCCTTTTGGTTGTGTCTGGAATACTGCTTTTGCCCTTAGTTTATGTCTTATCTCCTTGGTTAAACTTTGCGAACTACCGTTTGCCAGTCTGGACAAATGAATTAGGGATTGTTATTTTGGCAGCCTCGCTCTGGCTATTCTGGCGTGCTCATCACGATCTAGGCAGAAATTGGTCGTCAACCTTGCAAATTCGCGAGGGGCACACATTGATTACCAACGGTGTTTATCATAAGATTCGTCACCCAATGTATACCTCTGTTCTGTTGTGGTGTATTGCACAATTATTATTGCTACCCAATTGGATTGCAGGATTTGCTGGAATCGTCAGTTTCAGCATTGCGTGTCTGACACGGATTGATAAAGAGGAGCAGATGCTACTCGAGCAATTTGGCGAAGAGTATGAAGCCTACCAGCAACGCACAAAACGGTTGGTACCCTACCTTTTTTAA
- a CDS encoding DUF3303 family protein gives MLFMVIEHIKNGKAKEIYRRLQEKGRMMPKGLNYVDSWVEPNFDRCFQLMECNALRLFQQWVAQWQDLVEFEIVPVVPSKETVETITPML, from the coding sequence ATGCTATTCATGGTGATCGAGCACATTAAGAACGGTAAGGCTAAAGAGATATACCGCCGATTACAGGAGAAAGGGCGGATGATGCCCAAGGGGTTAAATTACGTAGACAGCTGGGTCGAACCCAACTTCGACCGCTGCTTCCAACTGATGGAATGCAACGCCCTGCGCTTGTTCCAGCAGTGGGTGGCACAGTGGCAAGATCTGGTCGAATTTGAGATCGTGCCCGTAGTCCCGTCGAAGGAGACCGTAGAAACGATAACCCCAATGCTTTGA
- a CDS encoding cobalamin-binding protein yields the protein MNTQNLRIVSLIPSATEILAALGLTDAIVGRSHECDYPPEIKDRPVCTQARLNSNAPSARIHDDVNQLLQSALSIYQIKTEVLEQLQPTHILTQDQCDVCAVSLKDVEQAVASLTHSQPKIISLQPNVLADLWTDIERVADATGVESRRLVEDLESRINICKQKIQGLSVAELPTVACIEWTDPLMTAGNWTSELVTLAGGQPLFSAVGKPSVQMSWETLVATNPSAIVFMLCGFDLNRTRQEAMALTLRPEWQNLRAVHTGRVYITDGNSYFNRPGPRLVDSQEILAEILHPEIFEYGYKGIGWEPLEQVESATPPKVGSRQ from the coding sequence ATGAATACTCAAAATCTCAGAATTGTTTCGCTCATTCCAAGCGCTACCGAGATTTTAGCTGCCCTGGGGTTAACTGATGCAATTGTGGGGCGATCGCACGAATGCGACTATCCCCCAGAAATCAAAGACCGTCCAGTTTGCACTCAAGCGCGATTAAACTCTAATGCCCCTAGCGCTAGGATTCATGATGATGTAAATCAGTTATTGCAATCTGCCCTTAGTATCTATCAGATCAAAACCGAAGTCTTAGAGCAGTTACAACCAACCCACATTCTCACTCAAGACCAATGTGATGTCTGTGCTGTTAGCCTCAAAGATGTTGAACAGGCAGTTGCTAGTCTCACCCACAGCCAACCAAAAATTATTTCCTTACAGCCTAACGTGCTAGCTGATCTGTGGACTGATATTGAGCGGGTTGCTGACGCGACAGGGGTTGAATCGCGGCGATTGGTAGAAGATCTAGAGTCTCGCATCAACATTTGCAAACAAAAGATCCAAGGACTTTCTGTGGCTGAACTGCCAACTGTCGCCTGCATCGAGTGGACTGATCCCTTAATGACTGCCGGAAATTGGACTTCAGAATTAGTGACATTAGCAGGAGGTCAGCCACTGTTTAGTGCTGTCGGTAAACCTTCTGTTCAGATGTCGTGGGAAACACTGGTTGCCACCAACCCCAGTGCGATCGTCTTCATGCTTTGCGGCTTTGATTTAAACCGCACTCGGCAAGAGGCGATGGCATTAACCCTTCGTCCAGAGTGGCAAAACTTACGTGCTGTACATACTGGAAGAGTTTACATCACCGATGGCAACTCTTACTTCAATCGTCCAGGACCCCGACTGGTAGATTCGCAGGAAATTCTAGCAGAAATTTTGCATCCTGAAATCTTCGAGTATGGATACAAGGGAATCGGTTGGGAACCTTTAGAGCAAGTAGAGTCAGCAACGCCTCCGAAAGTAGGGAGTAGGCAGTAG
- a CDS encoding PAS domain S-box protein, which produces MTPEPLKILLVANNLVDACSVQEMLRKVEAFPFHLTQMARLETALAHLTTEPVAVVVLALPLPNELGLAISRLHSVQPQVPIVMLCNQKDEAIAQQALQIGAQEYLVKEQTEAQLLVRVLRYTIDCQRRNGELQQALQQLKQTEVALKESEARFHRLSEASCEGIMVHERGIILDANQALASMFGCELSELIGKNAFELKLATPESLELIRQNILSNYEKPYEAVGLRKDGSAFPIEIQGKVIPDQGRLVRVGVIRDITERKRNEEKLSLYREIIANSNDAIAIIDPQGYYLEQNAAHSLLMGYSDRELCGQTPAIHLGEQVFSLIAQTLFESGSYRGEAISRMKSGALLNLELSAFAVRDEVGKPVCYVGIKRDITERQQAIYALTERDRLLAGVAAASHHLLTSKDFAAAMQLALSALGKACNVDRV; this is translated from the coding sequence ATGACCCCAGAACCACTCAAAATTTTGCTAGTGGCCAACAACCTCGTAGATGCGTGTTCGGTTCAGGAGATGTTAAGGAAGGTAGAGGCTTTCCCGTTTCATCTGACACAGATGGCGAGGTTAGAGACAGCATTGGCTCACTTGACAACAGAGCCAGTGGCTGTGGTTGTGCTAGCTCTGCCACTTCCCAATGAACTAGGTTTAGCGATTAGTCGGTTGCATAGTGTTCAACCTCAGGTGCCAATTGTGATGTTGTGCAACCAAAAAGATGAGGCGATCGCTCAGCAAGCATTGCAAATTGGAGCGCAGGAGTATCTAGTTAAGGAACAAACAGAGGCTCAACTGTTGGTACGGGTGTTGCGATATACCATTGATTGTCAAAGGAGGAATGGAGAACTTCAGCAAGCGTTGCAGCAGTTAAAGCAAACAGAAGTAGCCCTGAAAGAAAGCGAAGCCAGATTTCATCGTCTGTCGGAGGCATCCTGTGAAGGAATAATGGTGCATGAGCGCGGAATTATTTTAGATGCTAACCAAGCACTGGCGTCAATGTTCGGTTGTGAACTTTCGGAACTAATTGGTAAAAATGCCTTTGAACTAAAACTCGCAACGCCAGAATCTCTAGAGTTAATTCGACAAAATATCCTTTCAAACTATGAAAAACCTTATGAAGCGGTGGGTTTGAGAAAAGATGGCTCCGCTTTTCCAATTGAAATCCAAGGCAAAGTCATTCCCGATCAAGGGCGATTGGTGCGGGTGGGTGTGATTAGGGATATCACCGAGCGCAAGCGCAATGAAGAAAAGCTCAGCCTCTACCGCGAGATTATCGCTAATTCCAACGATGCGATCGCGATTATCGATCCGCAGGGGTACTATCTGGAACAAAACGCTGCTCATAGCTTGCTAATGGGGTACTCCGATCGGGAACTATGCGGTCAGACCCCAGCAATTCACCTAGGAGAGCAAGTATTTTCACTCATTGCTCAGACACTGTTTGAGAGTGGCAGCTACCGGGGTGAAGCGATCAGTCGCATGAAGAGTGGAGCGTTGTTAAACTTAGAACTATCAGCATTTGCGGTGCGGGATGAGGTAGGTAAGCCCGTTTGCTACGTTGGCATTAAGCGAGATATCACAGAGCGCCAGCAAGCAATATATGCTCTGACTGAGCGCGATCGCCTGCTTGCAGGTGTTGCTGCTGC
- a CDS encoding class I SAM-dependent methyltransferase, giving the protein MNENDVEGGTTRVRPPVIAHQHFQEQKEQMRGLNLEGIFTTIYQTNLWGGEESRSGSGSALIQTERLRVALPKLLTELRAMSLLDIPCGDFGWMSQVDLKVDYIGADIVAELVARNNTRYATVGSPRRFLQLDLTRDDLPRMDVVLCRDCLVHLSYPNIFQALANVRRSGAGYLLTTTFIEHDRNQDIEDGDWRLLNLQRPPFDLPQPLTLIVEECTEEQGAYADKALGLWRVADLPEVDLTYLLPTPYFRRRC; this is encoded by the coding sequence ATGAACGAGAACGACGTGGAGGGAGGAACGACACGAGTGAGACCACCAGTTATCGCACACCAGCACTTTCAGGAGCAAAAGGAGCAGATGCGTGGACTCAATTTGGAGGGGATATTCACCACTATCTACCAGACCAACCTGTGGGGTGGTGAGGAGTCCCGCTCAGGTTCGGGTTCTGCATTGATCCAAACGGAGCGACTGCGAGTTGCGCTACCAAAGCTGCTAACAGAACTGAGAGCCATGAGTCTCCTAGACATTCCCTGTGGGGACTTCGGCTGGATGAGCCAAGTTGACTTGAAGGTAGACTACATTGGTGCCGACATTGTTGCGGAACTAGTGGCAAGGAACAATACCCGGTACGCTACGGTGGGCAGCCCCAGACGTTTCCTTCAACTCGATCTGACCCGTGACGACCTGCCACGGATGGACGTGGTGCTGTGCCGGGACTGCCTGGTTCATCTGTCGTACCCCAATATCTTCCAAGCTCTAGCCAATGTGAGGAGGAGTGGGGCTGGCTACCTCCTGACAACAACATTCATCGAGCACGACCGCAATCAGGACATTGAAGATGGTGACTGGCGACTACTCAATCTCCAACGTCCGCCGTTCGACCTGCCGCAGCCACTTACCCTCATTGTAGAAGAGTGTACTGAGGAACAGGGGGCGTATGCGGACAAGGCACTCGGGTTGTGGAGAGTAGCAGACCTACCGGAGGTAGACTTAACCTATCTACTGCCTACTCCCTACTTTCGGAGGCGTTGCTGA